The following DNA comes from Ptychodera flava strain L36383 chromosome 23 unlocalized genomic scaffold, AS_Pfla_20210202 Scaffold_24__1_contigs__length_23054250_pilon, whole genome shotgun sequence.
cccctttaagtacTCAAATCTCTGAAACAGTGTTCAAAGTGAGCCATGAACTTAGTGAAATTTGACTTAATTACAAACTTGTCAAGTTGTTATACAGGAAACATCTCCTAAGATTCGGCATGGAGGGGAGacgaacatttttattttcctcaaTAGATTCAGATGATGTTAGGTCGATTCAAATCCAAACGTTTGAAGACAAACATTTATGATTAATTGCAGATTGTCCGATCGGCTTCTATGGGTCGAAATGCGAAATGCGGTGTCACTGCCCTGAAAAGGCCCAGTGCAACCGTGAAGACGGGACATGTGTGTGTAATGATGGTTGGACTGGACAGGACTGTAATGTTCCCTGTGATGCAAATCACTTCGGTCCTCAATGCTCCAAACTGTGTTCCTGTAAAAATGGCGCAAATGCGACAACGTCAACGGGATATGCACGTGTGCCCCTGGCTGGCGAGAGTGGGACTGTAGTTTACCCTGTGCGCAGGGACTCTATGgtgataaatgcatgcacacATGCCTGTGTCAAAATGGCGCTTCGTGTGACGCCCAGACTGGTCGATGTAGCTGTACTCCGGGATGGATTGGGATATACTGCAATGAGAGTTGTCCAAATGGTTTCTATGGAGACCAATGCATTAACGTTTGTAACTGTCTTGATAATTCTAGTTGTGATCCACTCACTGGGCAATGTCAGGGTAAGTGAAACGAAATTAAATCATGTAACATTTATAAGACCAGAAGTTGTCAGGTTTTCAACAATAGTCTTCAATTTTATAATCATAATACACGTCAACACTCTACGATGTGTGCGCTACGACAAATCAAGAAGAAAACACTGAACAATCCATAACAGATGGTTCATACAGAGAAGGACGAATTTGATTGCTGGAATGTCTAATGATCATACTGCCACCAATGGGAGCAGTCACTTTCAAATTCGTTTTCGTTCATAATGATCTCGGTAAACTGGCAGCCATGCGTTTCTACTATTACAGATTGTCCGCCGGGATTTTACGGATTAAGATGCGAAAACGTTTGCAGTTGTCCTGAGAACGCACAGTGTAGCCCCGTCGACGGATCCTGTACGTGTAAGGATGGGTGGATAGGACAAGCCTGTAGCATAGTATGTGAGTCAACGCATTTTGGTCCAGACTGCTCCATGTTGTGCGAATGTCAAAATGGCGCGTACTGTCACCACGTCAACGGGCAGTGTATCTGTACTCCTGGTTGGCAAGGAGAAGTCTGTAGCCAACCTTGTGCCGATGGTTTCTATGGCGACGGATGCAGAAATATATGCTTTTGCGAAAACGGTGCCACGTGCGACAGTGTAAATGGCAGTTGTTTCTGTCAACCTGGATGGCAAGGACGATACTGCAACATGACTTGCGAAAGTGGTTTCTACGGTGATTTCTGCAACCAGTCCTGTAACTGTCTCGAAAATGATGGATGTCACCACGTGACTGGACACTGTGAAAGTGAGTGATTAACTACCCTGCAGGTTTTTTTCAGCAGAATCAGAAGCCAAATAATCTTTCACCATGCCTTAAACGTCGTATATTCCTAACGCTATTATATAAGAAATGCTGACCTTTTCATGTTGTAGCACACTTTATCATTCATAGAATCAACCAAGCTGTTGCATTGTATCGTGCTATAATTTGGTTGTTGTCTATGGACCATGCCGTTCCAGGCTGATATCAAGCCAGCGGACGACAGTGCTAAGGTCCCATGTAAAGTAATCAGATCTACTCAAATTTTCGTGTATATACTATAACCATAAGTGTCGACCCAATGTTTTGTCATGAAAAGGTATCAGCATTTCattaaatgcatgtttcaagACGATATCTTTCTCGATTACAGCAATCTAAATTTCGAAGATAGGACTTTTTCTTTAACATCATCATTATTgaatttaactgtaaaattcgATAAAACATTTCACATACTTAAGAAAGGCGAAGCGTTCATTAAAgcaaaaattttattctttgcACAGAGTGTCAGCCAGGATTCTATGGTCCACGATGTGAAAACATGTGTCGTTGTCCTGACAACGCACAATGTAATTCTTCTGATGGATCATGTACGTGTAACGATGGCTGGACCGGACCAAACTGTAATAGAACTTGTGACCAAAATCGTTTCGGCCCAAACTGCTCCAAAGTTTGCTCCTGTCAAAATGGCGCCCGCTGTAATCCAATCAGCGGTGAGTGCACGTGCACGCCTGGTTGGCAAGGACGGGATTGTAACCTTCAGTGTAGTACTGGCTGGTATGGTGAGGGCTGCAACAACTCATGTCTGTGTGAAAACGGTGCCACCTGTGACCCAGTGACAGGTGAATGTAAATGTAGTCCTGGTTGGCTGGGTGAACACTGCAATGTAGGCTGTCTTAGAGGTTACTATGGAGATGCGTGCAACGGTGTATGCAATTGTCGtgacaacacatcatgtgacAAAGTCACTGGCTACTGCCAAGGTAAGTTAACTTGTGTTTGACCGTGACTAACCTTGCCGATAATAGCATCTAGTCTTGTAGATGCACTGATGTCACTGAAATGTCTCTCTCTTTAATAAGGTCAAATATAAAACTGAAATCAGTGTAAATATTAGTATCTCACACATGAATTATcgtttgtatttattttaaaggcatggttcaggcgCCAGATTGTCACACCAGGAAATTTAatcactagattacaatttcaatggaaaacaaaaggctttgACATATTCATAATGCTCTTACAGATTAGAACAAACTCAATATCTGGAATCGAGTCCACTACTTTAAGTGACGATGATTTCCTTGATATACAGCAATGTTTATTTATAGTTGTTTTGATATACTGCTGTCTTACTCAGTATCGCTATAACATTGAAATCAACAAAGTTAAAAACTCTTTTCAATAacgtttgtttatatttttagaTTGTTGGTCTGGTTTCTATGGTTTGCGATGCGAAAATATTTGTCACTGCTCGGTGAACGCACAGTGTAATTCGACAGACGGGACCTGTATGTGCTATGATGGATGGACAGGGCCAAGCTGTAACGAGTCATGTGACCCAAACCATTTCGGTCCAAGTTGTTCAATGGCGTGTGAATGTGAAAATGGCGCCAGCTGTGACCCCGTACGTGGGACCTGCAGATGCACACCAGGCTGGCGCGGAAGGACATGCAACTCTTCCTGCAGTCCTGGTTTCTATGGTGATGAATGCGCAAACGAGTGTAGATGTCAAAATGGAGCGACGTGCGACTTTGTGAGCGGTAACTGCGCGTGTACGCCGGGTTGGATTGGAAGCTACTGCCAAACTCCTTGTGGTGATGGTTACCATGGCCACGACTGTGCAGAAAAATGTATGTGCGAGAACGAAGCAACATGCCACCCTGTTAGCGGCTGTGAGTGTTCAGCCGGATGGACGGGGAAACATTGCAACAAATTGTGTCCAGAGAGAACATTTGGAATCAATTGCCAAGAACGGTGTAATTGTTCCCATAATGCAACTTGTGAGCCTTTTGAGGGTCGTTGTCTTGGTAAGTATCCTACATGTATTTTTACGCTTACAATGTCAGGGGAATATGAAAATTGGATTTCAAAGAAGCTTTAATGCTTAATTAAGAAGAGAAAAAATTATGCATCGACAATGTCTCCGCGACTTTAATCTTTACTTCATGTCTGAAATAACAAGCAAATCAGGGCAAACTTAACAAAAATCGTTATATATACGTCACTATTAGAAAATATTGAGAGAAAATAAtagcgagaaatggacactttctagCTTTATGTGAGAATGTTGCgagatttcactttttctcgCACACAATTGGCGAGAATTTTTATCCCCATGAATTTGCGAGACACAAAATTCTCGCAACCAATCAGCGAGAATTTGTTTTTGAGTGTTTCTCTCCTTGCAGATAAACAACGTGAAAAACAAATTCTCGCATAATGATTGCGAGAATGTGTTTCTCGCAAATTCGCCCATTGGATGTCAGAAGAAAATGAAATCTCGCAGTATTCTCGCAAAAACaacgagaaagtgtccattctCGCTACTGTATCGAAATATTTCTACTAGTGCGTGTTGCGAAAGAAAACCTTGTCAAAATACAGCAACGTGTATTGGGTGCTGGCCAATATAACGAGGAAACAACATGGTCCATCGGCGTAATTGAGTACGGGAAGGCAAACTTATACCGGTGGGAAAATAGACCCGGAAAATTTCCAGCGGATTTCAACGCCAATGAAGTGAAATGAAAACCAGGTTTGAGCAGGGTTCAGATAAAGAAATAGGAAAATATTTCAAGCGATTAACATTGTCGTTCACACTGCTTAGGGGTTCACAAGAAAACCTGAAACACTCTGACTCCTGTTACTGTAACAGATGTAAGATACAAGTACTTTACACCAATCTTAACAGTTTTGCTTTTGTACTTTTGTctttggatgatattttattgatgaagggtacagcaaaacaATGCACACGTATATCTTACACGTATCTATTCGACTTTAGTGACTGTAACATTAAAAAGTTGTCagaaatttatgaatttttgtatcTATATCGTTTGattctgtttcattttctgCAGGATGCCCAGACGGTAGATACGGACCGAGATGTGCCGAGAAGTGCAACTGTCCATACGACAGGTGTGATCCAATGAACGGAACATGTTTGTGTCCCGGTCCTCGATGTGGCGTTGAGTGTCCCAAAGACAGGTACGGGCTAAACTGTGACATGAAGTGCGGATGTGAGAATGGCGCGTCCTGCGATCTCTTCAACGGAAATTGTCTTTGCCAGTCAGGCTGGATGGGGGATAGGTGCGACACCCCCTGTAGTGACGGACACTTTGGAAAAGACTGCAAGGAGAAATGCAAGTGCCAAGGCCACGCGGAATGCAATCACGTGACAGGAGAGTGCCAATGCTCCCCAGGTTACCGTGGAAACAGATGCCAACAGACCTGCGACGCCAATCACTATGGTAACCAGTGCAGAGAAAAGTGTCGATGTCAGAACGATGCAGTATGTGACAACGTTCGAGGGTGCATATGCGGACCAGGCTGGACGGGTCGACACTGCGCGGAAGAGTGTCCACCAGGTTACTATGGTGAACAATGCAAAGAGAAATGTGAGtgtgaaaatggcgggaaatgtCATCACATCAGTGGATGCGTGTGCCGACCGGGACGGAAAGCACCGCGTTGTGATGAACCGTGTGATTTCGGTTACTATGGCAAAAACTGTGCAGAAAAATGTCCAGAGTGCTTGTCTAATACTACGTGTGACCCTAAAACCGGGGCGTGTCAGCTTTGCCAGCCGGGATTTACAGGAAACAGGTGCGTTTCTGATTAAAGATTTAAACACTGTACTGCAATTTCTTCCTTGAGTGTTTATACAATCTATCTGAGATATTTCAATGAGAGCAGCATATTTTTGACGCAGTTCAGTGTTGTTTCACGTATGTATTTCTCCAACTCATGCCTTGAAAGTCTGtcttttttttgaagtttaaacTCCGTTGAACTTACACTTTAGATACGAAAACAGAAAGACTCTCCAACCCTCGAAGGGAAACCAGCGTCAAGTATATAATTAATACTCTGCTACTCACGTATTTGCAATGAGTAATACGCCTTCTACTCTCTAGCGAGGAGACCATGGAATATTTTGTGTCAAAACATATTCTAGTTACTGATTCGGGTGAAATGTCCTCATCTTGTTTACGAAAAAATAACTTTTGGCGTTCGGATCTTACACTGTCAACCAGTTTACATGAAAGGGAGTGAGTTAGCATCACTGTACGGTATTTAAAACACGGATATCATGATCGCCTGTCGAAATTTTCATCCGACAAAAACACCTAGAAGATAATAAATGGTGATACTCAGAGAGGGCAGACGAAGGGAATGTATGTTATCGTGGGTTCGGCAAAGGACGGTATCCACGCCCTAAGTAGTAATTGTAGTGTCGActttgtttgataatttgtcAGGGGGTATGGATTTCCTGTTTCCTCATCTCCTACGTTCAGAGACTAAGAAGAGAAAAGATTTTAGTCATCTGAACCTGTTGCCAGCTTAATTATCTCACTGTTTTAACATAGCCATACATAGCATATACATGATAAATTCTTCTATTGCCGTTATTATGATGCATTAGCTATAACATTGACACATCAGAATCTTGTCAAATCCTGCGCTTCTCTCAGTGTTTAGTAACTCGACAGTTTTGCAATTTTGCTCGGCTTTCAGATGCAACGAAACCTGTGACAAGGGGTTTACGGGACCGGATGTAATGAAATCTGCCAGTGTTGTGAAGGGTGCCATTGCGACCCTGTTAGTGGACGTTGCCATGGTAATTGCACTTGCTTTCAATCTGATATTGTTTAGCTATCATTGTTCTCATTTCAAACTAATCTCCGGTATTCTAAAAGTGAAAGGATGACGGCTGTAATGTTAATACGATATTGTTATTTTATGACTTGATATAAAAACACTTCCTtatcatttcacaacacaaagtATCTTTTAATAGAAAGTATTAACTGTGTCAAATGAAGCATTGTGTGCAGTGTGCAAAGTTACAGATCATGAACGAATCCCGATTTGGACTGAAATTCAGTCGACAGCGAGAATACAGGGCGTTGAAACAACACTTCGATATGTTGTTAAGTTGAAAAGGAAGTATTTCGGTGTGACCTGGAAAGTAGCACGAGAACCGatttttgacaaactgaacaaagCGCTGGAAATCATATCCGATGTTATGAATACTAAAGCtctacatgtactgtatatgCACTCATTTCTACAACATGTAATCGAAATGCTCAGGAGCTCTTTGATAAAGGACACGTTTTTGATTTACAATATGAAGAAGCCATGTTTGTTTTGCTCTATGGCACTTAAAAAACATGGATGAGGAAATATATCGCAAAAGAGACACATAATAACTTATCACTCGCTTCAAAGATAATCATTGGGTCAACGTATTCAATGTATCGTATTCTAGGTTCTATGTTTTTTTCTTGGTACAGACATTTCAGCTGAAACAACGCCCTTTGTTAAATCAGCAGATAATTCTCTTCGGGAGCGAGGGAGGAACTCAAATCAACATGTGTGGCGAAGAAGTTCAGTTCCGCTAGTGGCACTTATAGCAACAATGACTGTCTTGTTAATTGTGCTTATCGCTTGTACAACCTATATGCTGACGTATGGGGGCGGTATTGCCGGACTGAAGTGTGCCTATCCTGAAGAAGGGTAATGTATCTCAGATAAAATCTCTCTCGATGTTTCACAGTCTCTctctttgtgtctgtctgtctgtctgtctatctgtctgtctatctatctatctatctatctatctatctatctatctatctatctatctatctatctatctgtctgtctgtctgtctatctatctatctgtcagtctgtctgtctctagaaagatagaaagatagataggtagatagatagaaaaaaagatagaaaaatagATAGATATGACACATAAAATATCTGGATTGACAAATAAGAGTGCTTGACAGATAGAAAGATAGCTAAAGACCTCATAAACAAAAGTTGATAAGGTCCTTACATTAGTAGTTGCAATTCCTAAATGGCTCTACCCAGGAAAAAAGACGGTACGTTCAAGAGATCACGTgatggcggtacaaacaaaccaaatGCATACGGTTATACATGTACTTCTGTTCACGTTTATGAacgtggttttgtttgtacggTGGTTCATTCGAATTCCGGTTTAATCTATTCACAAACTAATGCCTATTGATTTTCTTTCGCTTATAGCCACAGAAGAATTTTAATAGAGTAGCTCCTTAAACCTCATTGAACATAGTTGGATGCAATACTATTATTCGATGTGGCAGGGAATGGATATATTGTGTTGATGATATAAAAAGTTCATTGCACTTTTCAATCATCTTTCAGAGATGGATCAGAACCCAAATTGAAACGCCGAAAAGCAAGAAATTAGGCACGGAGGGCAATGATATCGTAGGAGGTAAGGATACTCTAAGTGAGTATCAAAACTtaatttcagagagagagagagagagagagagagagagagagagagagagagagagagagagagagatttattCTTTCTCATCTAAATTTAACATCTGTACATTCCACTAAATTGTAAATTGTATGTTAGTGCTTCTGATATTTTTGCAGGATAAGTTTTTCCGGGAAGTTGtttcataaatttctctgtCACTCTATCGCTTCACAATAGCTGAAGAGGAGACATCATTCACCTCATTTGGTGTAATGAAGAATAATGCACAGGTCGGCGATGCCCCGTCGGGAACGGTGCTCACTGTCGAAGAATCCTGCCAAACATCCCCAAAAGAAACTCAAGATTCGTGTGACGTCACGACTGAAAACGGGGCTCAACAGGGAACTGCGCCTTGGAGAAAAATGGGCCAAGATGAGACAAACGGGAAAATACCGGTTGACAACAAAATGGAATATACTGATGACGATAGCGACAAacagggaattggaaatgaaccTGACGCCGAAGCCGTCTCCACATACAGAGTGTCGGACAAGAAGATGCATCTGAATGCTGTCGGGGACGATTTACCTTACAATTCGCAGAGCAAAGCGACAGCAGTCTGACGACagtgtgtcaaaggtcaagtgatGTAAAACTTAAACAAAGAATAGATAATGCATAACGATTATATATGGATTTTAGGACAATTCATTTAAGCAAAAAAATTTTTACGTTTATTTGAGGGTGAGTGCGCATAAAtgagaatattttaattttctttataaTTGCATACTATTTTGGTAATGGTGTATGGACAAAAACAtatattaatgagaaaaaaactTGCCTTAACCTCTCATCCTTTGAGCTACCTTATATAAACACAAGTCAACTTACCCACATTGatttatgacaaatttcaaCCGTCAAAGAAGTCGAGATCTGATAAAGACTGAAGCACTGTCGTTTCCTTTCAGCGTAGCTTTCTAAAACGTCCCTCAAAAATAATCTACATATCTACAAGAAAAAATATGAGTCATGAACATGGCGTTAAATAAGGGCGTTTATAACAGAAGTAGAATAAAGTGTTGAATCAGTATTTTCTTTTAAgacatttttgtcagaaaagaAATTGGAGTATGTAGATTATTTTGTGAGGAACGTTTTAGAAAGCTACGCTAAAGCAAACGACAGTGGGTCAGTCTTTATCAGCCGGCTCAATTTATGCGCACTCTTTTATATTATATTGTTtgcatttgaattctaatccagatcagaattcacttgtcaacaataacaatgcagtctacacatgtacaggctgagttgacaagctgaatactgtgtatttcaatatccTTTGGGGAATAGAACGAGAAACTGTACAGTGCAACAAATCCCTGGAAAGTACAGCTACTGGCTCTCTAACACGTATACGATGACTATTAACGATTACAAGTACTGCAGAAACCTAGACAGATGTTGTTGAATGGAGAGCTGTACATGACAGTTTTGGAGAAGGATGGCcaaatgatgacgtcaaaattttTGTAGCGTTCTCATTTTTTACACACTGTATAGTTTGCAGTCAGCAGGGGATGTTTATTTCATTCCAATTTTGACTATCACTCTTTAACCCGTTTTAAGTGaggtattttttcccaccaaaattttagtgcaacattttaccattttttatgaattttcctgtaattcttttgataattaacatcacatttcattggctacagtttttgctcaaaattttggcaaaaatctgaaaaagttGACTGGGttaaattttgtaaaggtgacaaaaattaactttggcgCTCAATGGTCGGTGACAAAATAATATGATTCAAAACTGTAAGTGCACACATTTCTTTTATCAGCTAACCACATGTACATTCATTGAAGCTACTTTTATCTGTGTTATAAACTTTTAGTGTAAAATGtgtgtaaaatgaaattatgtACTGTTCATACCGACCATAAGTAGCATTTTATTATTATCTGCATGAAACACATCTTTTCAGCGGAATATTTTCTAaagacaacaaaacaacaacagtgaatactaaaattTTCAGATCTGCTGGGTAATGAGGCGGGTAGGCCTACATGGATTTTATGGATTATGACAGTCGGAAAATAACCCGATAAATTAACTCAATTTAAGTAAACTACAAACCCCCATTAAAAACTAACGAAGTTGCAACATCAAAACAACGGCAGACAAGAAACCCAGATTTAAATGAGAGAAATCGTCGATCGTCtcctttttaatttgaaaatcaatTCGAAGCGGGCATTATTTGGAATGCAATTCTCTGAAAATATCGGATGATCACCACATAGTCAGAGTCATGAAATCTAAGATGGTAGGTATCCAGATATTCACATTCCTGTTTCAAATCCTTGTTTTGTAGAGAAAATCATCTTTATAAGTGTTAAGTTGCAATGGTCTTTGATTCCAATGTCAAGTAGAATCAGTGATAGTAGCTTATTAATTCAACGAGTTTTTCTATATGTGTGTTGTATCTACACTCATTGCGCCCTCACCGGCCAATCAACATGACCTTGTTAGTGCTTTATAGGTCATTAGAGAGCCTTAATCCACCTGTTATGAAGCATAAATTATACTACAACCTTTCAGAAATACTATAGCAATGTCAGATCTCTGTGTTTATTGCATGTATATGTACGCCGGACTTCAAAATAAAGTTAGACGACAATATAAACCCACAATTCCTATCTTCGTAGTTTATTTGCCATCATGATACGTGAATCGTGATTGGAGttggtttgagaaaaaaacaatttaGTTAAATGAAGAAATTTGGTTGACTCTTTGAAAGTTTTGGTGTAAAATAACATCATCCTAGCGTTCATGACAACAAGTCTACGAACGGTCTTTTCCATTTAtgatttccaaaactacatCTTCATTAATCATTACAGTAATgggtattttaattttatattccCTGCACAAACCAAAGTTTTTTATCGTACTTTTCGAATACGAAATAAAGAGTGAACTTTTTCAAGCCTGTATGTAATTAGGTAGATTAGATACATGGACTTTCACCACTTCAAACCAAATAAATTCATATTTCATACAATGCGGATTTTATATTCGGATAATAAGTGAAACATTTACTCgtttaaaggtagtatgcgcctcgaaagtgaaataattAAACTTTTTATCAAACTGTCCCTAAGGAATCTttaaacaattctctttcataaGGAAGAATgaacctcggggacagacattttgactgtcaaacttttacaattcttttctgatataccacatgtgggggttcattttaaagctcttgatgaaagaaattttttcaccggcttagtttttcaaaattcgaaaatttctgTTATTCTctatagaattaacacagggatggcgggccattttgaatttctaatatcggtaaatcttgggtaatttgtttctctagtaccaaaatttgcatggtgaccccctatttttattcttgattttgaaagagaatggttgaaagattccttgaggaaagctagagaaaaagtttaagtcttttactttcgaggtgcatactaccttaaaatctAGAATAAAGATCGGGGGTGGTGGGTGgttcacagtgcaaattttagaaatagagaaacaaataacgcaaggtttaccgatatttgaaattcaaaatggcggcaatCCCTGCGTTAATtctgtggagaaaaatgaaattttcgaatttttaaATACTAAGACggcgaaaagttttcttacaccatgagctttaaaatgaacccccacaaatggtataaaaataattgtaaaagtttgagagtccgaatatctgtccccgaggcgcattctacttgAACTAatcaaagagaaacaaaaactgtaacaagaaaaaataatgacaaacaagACACCCAGATTGAAATGAGAAGAAAAGTTGAAATTCAGTCCAAAGCGGGCATTATGTTGAAtataattaggccaaagtaatgaaattctttgttttgcgccCCCatccgcttaggtttttaagattttcatgaaaaacacacacaatagGAAATtgtaggacatgaccgcttagcttttctgaactaaaattttgttataattttttatttgcttcaatcaaattacattgtgttaattttctcgTGTGTGTTTTTCAACCGCTTAGGCGCGTACCTTTTCCCGTTTAGAgaggacgcaaaacaaagaatttaattactttggccttatctcAAAATATCGGATGTTACTTTTATATTTAGACTCACGAAATATAAgatgatatccagatatttcaaGTCCTGTCTTTAATCCTTGTTTTTGTAGAGAAAATCAACTTCAACAAGAGTAAAGCTGTAAGGGTCTTTGAATCCAATGGAAAGTGGAATCAGTGATAGTAGCTTACAATGTCAACAAGTAGTGTTTTTGTATATGTGGAGTATCTACACTCACTGCGCCCTCTACGGCCACTCAACATTATCGTGTTATTACCTTCTAGGTAATTATAGAGCCTTTATCCAGGT
Coding sequences within:
- the LOC139124654 gene encoding multiple epidermal growth factor-like domains protein 6, with product MHTCLCQNGASCDAQTGRCSCTPGWIGIYCNESCPNGFYGDQCINVCNCLDNSSCDPLTGQCQDCPPGFYGLRCENVCSCPENAQCSPVDGSCTCKDGWIGQACSIVCESTHFGPDCSMLCECQNGAYCHHVNGQCICTPGWQGEVCSQPCADGFYGDGCRNICFCENGATCDSVNGSCFCQPGWQGRYCNMTCESGFYGDFCNQSCNCLENDGCHHVTGHCEKCQPGFYGPRCENMCRCPDNAQCNSSDGSCTCNDGWTGPNCNRTCDQNRFGPNCSKVCSCQNGARCNPISGECTCTPGWQGRDCNLQCSTGWYGEGCNNSCLCENGATCDPVTGECKCSPGWLGEHCNVGCLRGYYGDACNGVCNCRDNTSCDKVTGYCQDCWSGFYGLRCENICHCSVNAQCNSTDGTCMCYDGWTGPSCNESCDPNHFGPSCSMACECENGASCDPVRGTCRCTPGWRGRTCNSSCSPGFYGDECANECRCQNGATCDFVSGNCACTPGWIGSYCQTPCGDGYHGHDCAEKCMCENEATCHPVSGCECSAGWTGKHCNKLCPERTFGINCQERCNCSHNATCEPFEGRCLGCPDGRYGPRCAEKCNCPYDRCDPMNGTCLCPGPRCGVECPKDRYGLNCDMKCGCENGASCDLFNGNCLCQSGWMGDRCDTPCSDGHFGKDCKEKCKCQGHAECNHVTGECQCSPGYRGNRCQQTCDANHYGNQCREKCRCQNDAVCDNVRGCICGPGWTGRHCAEECPPGYYGEQCKEKCECENGGKCHHISGCVCRPGRKAPRCDEPCDFGYYGKNCAEKCPECLSNTTCDPKTGACQLCQPGFTGNRCNETCDKGFTGPDVMKSASVVKGAIATLLVDVAMTFQLKQRPLLNQQIILFGSEGGTQINMCGEEVQFR